In the genome of Labrus bergylta chromosome 7, fLabBer1.1, whole genome shotgun sequence, the window TAATTGTTCTCCACCGATCAAAACATTGGGATCTTTCCCATCTTAAAAGCTTCCCCGATAAACCATACGTCAACACAGCCGTATCTTGATTGTCCGACTGCACTCGGCATACACGGCTCCTGCCAACTGAAAAGAGTCAGTCACGCAAGGGGCTCAGCTGAAAACAGAACCATGTGTGGGCTCGTAGTTAGCTGGCCTTAATACCAAAGAccctttcttctccctctcaaAGTTTTTTTCCAAATTACACAAccattaaataatttttttttgcaataaggAGTCTGGCAAACATAGGAAATGATATCATTAGAGGACTCTGTAATTGGTATCTCAGGTTTCtagacacacacaagcacacgtCTGAGTGTTTGTCTGCTGCAAAATAAACCTTATCCTCATAACTCAAGGTTGCTGGGTTGTTATGAAAAGCACAAATATTCAGTACAGTGTTTGAGTCCGACCTCACATCTTTCCTGTGCCTATGTGTCTCCTCTGTTTGGACTCACACAGCTTGCTTTTTAGCTGCAAAGCGTTGTGTCTTGCACTTAAAAAAATGAGTGTACTCATCTTTTCACCTGGCAGCAGATGGGAagagcacaaacacatttgttttcggtttcattttctgtaaatgctGCCGGCAACGctgttgttttgtctgtgaAACCCTCACATGCCCTTGTAAAGGACACAGATTCTGTGTGAAGAAGAATTATTTTCTCCCCTTCTGTTATATTTAATGAGTGAATGGTTTGTATGAGTAAAGGGGAGCAGAAGGAGGGATGTTTAATTCAAGACATCAACAAAGTGCCTTTCTTTATACAGAaaagagcccgaccgattaatcagccagccgatgACATCGGTCGATATTAGCTTAtccaagtgactatcggtatcggttGATTATATCGCAGATATGCAcagatattactcgatttatttttatcatttaatcatttaatctGAGTTATCTTAAACTAGCAGTCCTCTTTCACCAGCAGTGGGCGTTATATGGATTATAACAAgaatcatcactctccagagtgtcaagcgctgatgcacgtacatgctcatTTACTCTAGTTACTCTCTTACAATTTTACATCCTTAACATGCAATttggaaaacaaaactttaCTTGCCCTTCCATTAGATGTTTCAAacctgaccacacacacacacacacacacacacacacacacacacacacacacacacacacacacacacacacacacacacactgaggttgTCCAGACAGTGAGAAAACGCTGTAAAGgttaaataaaccaaaaacagaGTAAAAGGAAGAAAGCAGAACAGAAATCTGCTTCTTACTTTATCTAAACATCAGATAGAAGTAGAATAAGACGTGTTCTCTGCAGTCATTGTTTACATGCATATTAACCAGTTAATTCAGATAAACTGGGTCTCCATGGAGCAGGTCTAAATATTCACACCCGCTGTAATGATCCAGTGTATGATGTCTTTTAGATTTTGCCATTACCCCCTCCTGGTTAAATGTCTTAGTCCTGTCTCAGATGCCTGACGTTGTGACCGAGCCGCAGCGCAACATCTCAACCCTGCTCATGTTGTTTCATTCACTCATGAGGATTTTATAAAGGAACATCAGATCAGCCGACATCAACAGTGATAATCCCTCTCTTGTCAGAAACCTTTTTACATGATTACTGGCAGTGATCCAATCCTGCAACTGGATGTAAAGTGGAGCAAAACCAACCAGGCCACAGACGGGGATGGGGCTTTAACGTGCATCATTATCTGCTTGGATATGGAAAAAATGGGATTTCATAGAATTGTTATAGATTATGTATGAATACATTCACCTTACAGAAACTTGTAGAAAACAGCAGACGTATTCAGTGCTGTGTTCATTGAATGTTTTAGATTATTTCGATAATAACACCAATAAAAGAGTACCTGTTTGTTATCAACACGGAGGAGaaagcaaagacagaaagagagacttGTTGGATTTGTTGTCAGTGTGGTCCAATGCAGATGTAGctcagctcatgtgaaaggcggCTATTCATTAGACCAAGTCTCTCTGTTAACGACACATCGAGGCGCAATGAATAGAAATAGAATCTCATTAGCCTGAGACTTTTCATgtaatgaataaatgaacacCTCACAGCATTCATTCTTCAGTTATGTCAGATTAATGAGACTgagccactttttttttcattcatgagGATAGTATTCAAGGTATTGTCACTTCCTCGTTAGGGTGaatgatatatttatatatgcaTCAGGGCTGTCAGCGTTAACGCTTTAATCTCGATTAATTAAGTCCCCgcattaatgcattaatgttcatttttgataaaatgaccttactatatgatcagacattaaagaaacatgctatgttgaagtgctgggacggggggagacagctctctacaacgttttgaatttggactgcagtacccattttaaacactagttGTCAgacttacatattgctcctttaagcttTCGATAAGTATCGAGTTTGTTTTTCCGTAAttaagttaatgtcctcacCTTCGATTTACTGGaagttccttattttatttcaaaataaaagcaggtttggaGTCAATCAGGAAGTAAAGTATGTGAGAAACAGATAAATACCTTTCTCAATTGCACTAATACGTATTAAAATGCTCTGTCTTGAGGTGACCGTGTAGCTTAAAACAAAGACGAGGGAAGGACTTTTACCAAAGACAGATGAAATTGGTTGAATGACAAAATTGTTGTGTCATGAGAATGAGTTACTGAGTGTTTAAGGAGCCATAGAGAACCCAAACCAGAACAAAATGTAATGGTATAATGGTACACTGAGGCGAACATGTCAGTGTCGATGAGGTAGCATCATAAAGTCttaaagtgtttcttttctCGCCGGGTAAAAGGGAGTTTTATCTCACCACTGCTGCAAAAATGCCTGAATACTTCTGATGCAACAGTGGCCGGACCCTGTAACTTTAGGGAGTTTTTATTGGCAGTAAAATGAAGATCTGTCTTAAAAATGATTTCGACAAAGAGAGACGGTGACAGACTGGAAGAGGGAGATAAAACTGTACCAGGATGCAGTTCTGTACGTGAGTTGAACAATTGCAATTTATGCTCTTGTGACCTGATATTTAAAGGTCTCCCTCTGCATGGGTCTCAGTGCTTTGTTTCACAGGCTGATACCAACAATGGCCGTCCAGCCGAGCGTGACTTACTCATGTTTCGGGGGAGACAGGTGGCAGCGCTGCTTAGCCTTGAAGGCCTTTGTCAGTTTCTGCCAACTGTAATGTCAACCCCAGCTCCGTCCAGTCTCGCTTACTGCGAGCATGGCTGCTGTCTGTCATCCTGAGCTCTGACTGTCATTACCTGAGACGAGACATCAGGGATTAAGAACCTGCCTTCATCATTAGCTTCAGCTTTGCacaattttattttacaggagATTTTTTGTATTAGATTATTCTTATAAAAACAAAGCGCCATAATGCTCAACttgtcttatcttttttttttattattattatggatTAAGACAAAACAGTGCATGGAGCagggaaatcagagagagagagcgagagagagagagagagagagagagagagagagagagtggggaaggacatGTGGGTAAGGAgtcacaggctggattcaaacccgagCTGCATGCTTCGAGGACgacagcctctgaacatggggcgAGCAAACTAACCACTATAGGCCACCAGCGCGCCCAACTTGCATCGGTAGCTTTAATTTCTGTGGTCTTATGATCATATAACAGCCTCATGAAGGCTCACTCCATCATTTGTCTCTAAAACGCTGATGAAAGCCTAGAGATGTAATGTGTTCGTTTTCTTTAGATGCTTTTTCTCGACTCCTGACGCTTTTCTGCTGTATTTTCTATCGTTCTGAAAATAACATTCAGTTTTAACCTGGTAAAGAAGAGTTCAGGCTTCAGCAGACACCTTGTGAAAAGAGAGAATTGATTTGGCTTTCACATGTATTTGCACATCACAACCTTACTTTACATCCATGTTTATTATGTTAATTTGTGCTTAATTAAATCTTTTCTTACATGAATTAAACATGCAggtagtttttattattttcttcgCTGGTATTATTTTGGAAACGGGGTTAGTTTCTTGTTTAACTGTTTATCCTTCTATCCATTTATCTAACCCATACCCCATCATTCTCATCAGTATTAAAATGAGCTCACAGATAACAGTCTCTCTGTCAATtagctggatgttttgtcgtcCATTCACGCGTGTTTATCCGTCCTAAATGTGACTACAAAGGAATTAGGGTGTCGCTGTCGGGGGTGTGCTGAGACGAGATGACATTTTGGGGTCACTTGCCACAGAAAGACCTCAAACATCAGCGATTTTTTTTGGGGGACAATCACAACCTCCTAGAGAGTGCGTCTGCTTATTCTTTGTCTACTCTTTATATATcttttgcatgtttgtttttagcagaATGCAAACTCAAGTGCAGATCAGTAATCAGCTGCAGTAAATGGACATTCACATCAACCACTCACTAGTTGTTCCAAACCTCTCTTGGACTGAGAGAGCAGAGATTTTGATTCCAGTTCTCACATTGAGCTTTACGAGAATACAATTCTGTGGCTTCTCCTTTCCATGCTCAACTCCTGTGAGTATTTATATCTCCTTTTGCTAAACTATGAAATCAGGCCATCAATAAACTGCCTGTAAAGAGCTGGAAGAGTGGGGGGGAAGTTGTTTTGTCTGTAGAGActgcgctgtgtgtgtgtgtgtgtgtgtgtgtgtgtgtgtgtgtgtgtgtgtgtgtgtgtgtgtgtgtgtgtgtgtgtgtgtgtgtgtgtgtgtgtgtgtgtgtgtgtgtgtgtgcatctgccCAGCTGTGATACATCCCTGTGGGTTCAAACACTTGGCACAGCAGACAAAAATCTGTGTGGCAGTTTGGTGAATGTGCAGCACAGACGAGCCTTCAGAGAGACTTGGCTTTTCCTTTTCAAGTCCTTTCTGTTGGCTCTGTTATAATAGCATGTTGACTGAATTAAGGTACCAGTGTAGGCTGTAATTAAGTTGGGAGTTTTCTCCTGGGCCAACCAGAGGCAGTCTCCTCGTGTGAAGTGATGCAGTAAATTGAAGATGACACTCCAGAAGTATATTCTCTTTTATTCATGCTTTTTATAACTGATCTGTTCTGTGCTCCCACTGTTAAATATAGTCTTCTCCCTCAGCTGATTCTGcagctgttttcatgtgtgtgtgactctgcaGAGTCTTGGTACACTAcaaagagctgcagcagcaccagcagctgCTGAGTCACTATAAGCTTCTCCTGGCTTGCTCCTGGCAATGGCAATAATGGGCCTTTTGAAGTTCTGCTCTGATTAAGACCGACTGTCATCAACTAATTCAAGACATTCTGTCTGTGCTGAGATCTTTTAACTAGATTAATTCCTATTTTGCCCttgatgtgtctttttttatatgCGTAAACTCTCTATGCAGGcattatgatttattttgtttatttgcaaTACCAGGAATTGTAGCATCTCCTGCAATGTTAGCAGACACCTGAACCCATCTCCCttgatttgccttttttttattgtcaaggccacggagcccctgaagtcccataaagaaaaaaaacctttctacACACAAGATAATTACATTGTGCACACAATATATTAACATGTATGTGCGCACAACTTAATATCTTTTGCACACATACTTTTTGGGACTTTAGAGGCTCCGTAGAAGGCAACCATGTATCAAGGTCTGTCTTAGCAGGGCGGTGAAACTTCCTTTGCAGTTCTGAATATTCTTACAGAAAATGTATCAATGCATTTGAGCATAAAAGAGATGTGGGCTCATACCATTATAAAGAACTGTTAAAAGGACCATTACCATGAAATATTCACGAGGGATTCTGTTCCTTTCCATTCAGCTCATGATGCCTTTTTCATGCAAAGTAAGACCCTCACCATGTAGTGTAATCAACGCACTCCCCAAATTAAATCATGCATGATACACTGCGTTATGCAATATGGAGAAAAAGGCCTTTGGCATTCAAGCTAAGTTGGAAAGATGTTGCATAAGCCACATTTGCCATTTCTACATTTTGGCTGGTCTAATATCACCCTTGAGGACTTTACTGTTGAGGGTAAGAGGTAGAGTGGCTTCCTGATGAGCTGAAAATTGCACCATCCATCACTGGAAGGCCAGGCTTCATGAAAATCTATCAAGAGATATTCTCCCAAGGGTGCCAAAGCAAAAAGCCTAGGCCATCGCAAACAACCACTCCTTCATTTTGGACGTATGGTCAGTTTATGCAGTCAGCAGTTTATGCATGCCAGCATATTACTGTGGTCCAAAACTGGAAGTGAAGAGAAAACTGTTTCAGCTTTAAATATGATTCCACATTCTAGACTAGCATTTCTATTCTGCGATGGTTTCCTTACTCCCTCTAAAGGTCATTTTCCTCAGGGATTAATGGTTCCACTTTGAGCATTTATCAGAATTTTGATCAGGTCTGAGGATTTCTTCTCAGAAGTCAAAAACAGTAAATGTCAGATGAATACATTTCACGGGTTTCTTGTATGTGGGATACACAGTGAAACATGCTGGCTTGgtaatttgtgttttcaggtaAAGCAGCCTCAGTTTCATGGGTCTCAAATTTCCTCGTGTCTGTACTTAAAGGTCATATCATCTGTCCATAtagtattgattttttttctaaataaagacCAAGGTTAAATTTAATATCCTAAAGCAGCCACAGCTCTTCCTACAGATTCAGTCAAGTATCTTAAAGTGCTGTATGGTCTATTTATGATGTGACCTCTGCTCCAGAGGAGACCAGTGCTACAATGACGCATTTGCTGATGAATGGGTCAACAATAAAACGACCTTGTGAGCggattgaatatttttttatttcctcacaGATCAATTTCTATTTTAGCCATTCAGGGCACATGAAGTccaacacagttaaaaaaaagtaattccaTTGATGTAATGCCAATGTTAAAGTACAGTTCTTAAATATGGCTGCATGTGTGCAGCAAAGTCATGTttggtttcttcttctctctttctgctgctaCTCAGTCAAACTTGGCAATACTTTGATACTCTACAATACTGAGTGTTTTAAAGTGAtccaatctctgttattttaatgatcaatgGTGTTGAAATGTACCAAAGCCTTTTGAAAAGATACATATTTTCAATCatatttaaaagcaaaaactgTCGTGAGTGAGATACTGTTGCGTACTGAGATGTTGCCAACATAATTGTCCAATTTAGCTTGCATGCAATTTTTGGTAATTAAGAAAATATGCACTATTGGGGTTAgggttgtttttattgtatcgAATCAGGTATAGTAATAGCTAAATCCTAGCCACCAGACTATATTCAAAGTGATGATGATAAAAGATTGACAGGAGACCATGTGAATCAAAACAGCAtctcttaaactttttttattctgaagttGTGGATAAGCATGAACATTTAAACTCACTCATAAATCAGATTGAGTTTGTGTATGacagcagatttattttaatcCCGCTCCAGTGCCCACTCCTTGTAATTTTTCTCTTGTTTCAAGTCCATAAATCTTTCTGTCAGTCAATCACTAACTTTAGTGTTTCCTCCACTGCAGGTCAGTCTCTGTTGAACTCCACACACCATCCAATGAGATTTCTTGGAGATGTATCAAGTACAACCGGGTCACCACCATCAGCCTTACCAGCCTCACATCACACTGCCTTTGAGAGCCCAGACTCACCCGGTGCCCTGCCATCCACTCCTGAACCTAACCGTGAAGTCAGGACTGCTGACATTGAGCATTTTCAGTGGGAACCTGTTGCTTCTGAAAACTCCAAATCCGTCATGGCAAGTGACCTTGTTGCAGAAGAACCACATCCTCTTTCCACTCCATCATTAAACCCCTCTGAACCTGTGTTTAAGTCGAGTTCACAATTTGATGCAGCAGCtaatctctctgcagactggaAGCCGGCCAGGACAAATTCTGCCAAGCAATCTTCCCTTCTCTCCCCAACTCCTACAAGAGCCCACATTCAGCCTCAGTCAAATACATCAACATCGTCTTTAAGCCCTTCTGCTACCATAAGGTCCACAACAACTCAGCCTAGTCTGCATTCTCAGCAGGAAGCAACTTTTAGTGAGCAGCAGGATGTTGCATCAAATCAAGCACTGACGGCCTCCGAACCTGGTCAGCCTCTTGAGACCCCTGAACTGACTTTGGATGATTCTCTAGCTGATGAACCTTACCAGATAAGCCCCAGTATTGCCCCCTCTGAGGAGAACAAACAAGCTTATGACACCAACATGCAATACAACCCAGAAGAGTTTCTGGCCCCTGGCTACAATGTGCCTTTCATCGCCCCCCACACTAAATCGCCAACTGAGGTCCCTCCAGAGGACTTCTACCCATCCAACACCATGGAGCTGGACTGGGGGTCTGGAGACTACTTGGAGACAATGTCATTCCTAAATCCAGATGGTGAGGACTACTCTATGGTCACCAAGTTGCCCTCTGACTCGTACGATACTGAGGACTATACAGAAAGTTATGATACATCCTTTCCGTCCAGAGTGGGAATATCTCCATCGTCCTTGAATCATCTTCATGTCTCAACTTCTCTCAGCGTCATGACAGCATACAGCACCATCAATCCTACTAAATCCCTCAGTCCTTCTTATTTTTCATCTTCAATTCACTTTACACTCGAACCAACTCCCAGGATTAACAGTGATATACCTGAAGCATCGGACATAGATTGGCCTGATCCGTTCACGATTCAGCCGACGGATGTCCTCCTACCTGACATGAACAGCTTGGAGTATTACACCATTCAGTCGAACAAAGACGACAACGATTCAGATGCTAAAGCTGAACAAAGAGGGAACGTAACTGTGGTGTCCATCAGTGCTACTGATATGACACCCACAAATAGCCTCAACAATAACACCACACCGCCTGAGGATGAGTCCTCCAGTGATTCTTCTGGGTTCGAGCCTCATGACGAATCAACCACCGAGGAGAGTCCTCAGCTGGTCAATGTCTCTGAGGCCTCTGAGCCTTTTCTGGATCCTTCGATTGTCCCAAGCCACTTTTTTGatcccacctcctccacctggGGAAGTCAGATGTCCCCAACGTATCAGTCAGCCCCAACACTGACTGTTGGCCTTGATAGCATTGTATCAACAGAAGCTATGCTACCCACTGCCACGCCTTTGCTACCAGCCGATGTAATGTCATCTTCCTCTTTGACAGACGTCCATTGGTTTGTTACAGAATCATTCCTACAAAGTACTATACACACCACTCCTGTCTTAAGTGCAACCATAGCCTTCTCCCCTCTTCCCATTGAACCTGCTGCCAACACCACtgatacaacaacaaaagactCAACTCTTACGACTGAAGAAACTCTAAATATCACTGTGGTTTCAACTGAGCCCACATCTAATGTTTCTGTGGTCCCCCCGGTCGTTTTGAGCGATCAGGGGGTGACTGAAGATGGATTTGACATCTCAGCCACAATGACCTTTATCCCAACAAGCAGTGGAGCTAATACAGTTTCTGCTGTGCCCACAACTAAATCTGCCACCACTACTTCTCATCAAGACACAACTACAGTTCCTCCCACCACTGAGGCCTCAAGTAGTGTCAACATCATCTCTACCACCAGTGAAAAGACCACAACAATTACAGCTACAACATCGAGACAATACCTCTGCAGCCCGGAGAGGCCTTCTTATTTAGTCAAAATCGGTAAGTTTAACTTGCTTTTTGTATTATAAAATGTGACCTCAACTTTGATTTATATTTGAAATAATTAGCAAAAATCAGAATAATCAAAGAATGTGATAAGACCAACTGTTCTGATGCTTTCCTCTGAAGGGTTTCCTTCTGCGGCCACTATTGGATATGCCAAATCTCAAGTGAGAGACATACTGAAAGTGGAATTCAACAAGTCAGTGGAGCTGCAGGTAAATATATCTCAGCAGGGtcaaactttttattaatttaccTTACAAAAAGGAAGCACATGCAATGGCAGCGTAGACGCTCTGTGATGTAAAATACGCTCTCTGTctatgttggtgtgtgttgttgtgttgtgtatgtactatatttgtgaatgtgtgtgtacattacaGTTGTGCATTTGAACCATGGAGGCCAGACCACTTCCTGTGTTTCATATCAGTAGTTCAGATGTAAACACTCCACAAGAGTGGTCACATCAAGATCCACAAGACTGAGTTGACCTTTAAAAACCATCAGCTGCTTACTCAACACAAACCACTGAGCTTAAAGAATAAAACCAATAAGTGATTGGTACCACAAGTGATTCATCTGTCTTCTTTCCCTGTGAAGGTTGTGGATCCCCCACCAAAGTTTGTGTTTCGGGTGGTATCTGGTCCGGTTGTATACACAGCCGTATCTGTCATCAATGCTCTGCGAAGGTCTGGGCGCCGcttcctgtctgtgtctccAAACTGGACAACACCAGATCGTAAATATCAGATCCACACAGGTAAATTACCTTTCAGTAAACTGTCTAGATAGATCAAGTTTAAATACTCAGGTTAATCACAAACTAATCTAAAACGGTGACTAGCTAAGACTATAATTGTCTTCGCTCCGCCCAGTGCTGCAGTTTGTTCCCAGTCACATTGATGTGCGCCACTGCAACTTCAGTGAGAGCGTAGAGAAAGGTTTGACCATGGCCTTCGCAGAAGTACGCCGGCGCTCAAAGGAATCAACCAACTTCACAGTGCAGGTGAGTGGGACCAGGATCCAGGGAAGACTGATTAGCCTCAAACTTGCATTCAACCTGATGAGGATATTTTCATAAAATTGCTAATTACATGTTGACCTGAAGCCCAAAGCTCAATAACGTATGGGTAAATAGCTGCAAACCAAAATTATCATATTACCCTTCTGTTGAAAATGGTAAAGCTGATCAGTTCTTTACCGTTTGTGAAAGACTGAATTTTGTTTGCTAACTAATCTGACCTCAGAGCTCCTCCAGTCACTTCACCAGTTGATGCCAGCTGAAGGGGGTTGAGAAGGCTTACTATGATTATGATATACGTAAGCAAATAGGAGCTGTCATGTTCAGTCACGTTgagtattttgtatttaagtGAACGAGTGGTGACAGAAAAGGTTGCCTTTGGAGTCAACAGAAAGCTATTTTTTCCAAATAATTAATCGCTGAACAACCTAAATAACTCGAAATCGCCGATTTTCTTAATCGCCTATCCTTCTCCATTGCTGCTCCCACCcactggaactcactcccaaaaaacattagagactcccccacactcacttccttcaagaaatccctaaaaactatCCTCTTCAACATCGCCTACAACTCCCATCCTCCTCCCTCTACATTATTTCTTCGTTGTACTGTCCTtgtcatctttgttttgtttttgttataattACTTGTCAGAGCGTCTTTGAGTATCTAGAAAAGCGCTGTATAagactcatttattattattattattatggttaCATCATCATAGGAGGCATCATAGCCAAAACACCACTTAACCCCATTTATATTCCTCAGTTCTCACTGTTGGATAACATCCTGACAAAATGCCCCGAGCACCTCAATCGGCTCTTTTCAACCAAGAGAAGTACATGCTACACTCATTCAAACTAGCTTTTTATGTTTGAGCACAGACAGTGAGCAAAAGAAGCTGATCTCAATGTTTCAGTCACTGCACAGAGGATATGACCGTACAGATAGTCCATGTACCTTCATCTTCATCTATGATGTCACTGCTACGTGATCTCTTCTGGTGTATGACCGATACAGCACCAGTCATCCTGTCTACCACACTCTTAGTCTTACTATCACTCCCCAGGTTCATGCTCTAGTTGTTGAGTATTAAATGAGCTTTCACTTTGTTAGTAGAAAGCTTATTCGATATTTGTTTTAGTTGGCTTCTATAGAGTTGTGTGTAAACCTGTTACACTGCTGCCCGTATTATAGGCTTAAAGTTTGAATACATTTAGCACAGAAATGTTTTATGGAGGACTGGCAAACTGCCCTCGGCCACACTTTGCGTTCTACTTTCAAATCGTTGAAGCCAATAACAATCTGATTTTTTAATTGTAACTCTTTTAGAGGCTAAACAAGCTTTCCCAGAAACAtccaaaaagaagaagttttgTAAATTGAGCTGTGTAACCTGAATCTGATGAACACAACATCTCTGTCCGATTCTTCTTTAGATCGTAAACATCACCTCGGCTGCTCCTAAGTATCAGGATCGACGGCTGGTGAGGCAGCCGGTGGACATCACCTTCACTGTGCGCGGGTCAAAAGGTTACCTGATGGGCTCAGAGGTCAGTAACGCTCTGATGAAGCTCACGATGGTGGAATTCAGCTATTACATGGCCTTTCCCGTCCTGCAGATAGCAGAGCGTGAGTACCACTCTGCTGTTCCTGCTTGCCTGTTATCGATGTTgctttctgagtgttttctgaTACTTATTTGCTGTCAACTAAAGGCCAAACAACTTCCTAATTCTTTCC includes:
- the si:ch211-1e14.1 gene encoding UPF0606 protein KIAA1549 isoform X2; this translates as MAGLVSCVGLVVMLEALVHARSQRAVFLGITALVSVITADSPVAGQSLLNSTHHPMRFLGDVSSTTGSPPSALPASHHTAFESPDSPGALPSTPEPNREVRTADIEHFQWEPVASENSKSVMASDLVAEEPHPLSTPSLNPSEPVFKSSSQFDAAANLSADWKPARTNSAKQSSLLSPTPTRAHIQPQSNTSTSSLSPSATIRSTTTQPSLHSQQEATFSEQQDVASNQALTASEPGQPLETPELTLDDSLADEPYQISPSIAPSEENKQAYDTNMQYNPEEFLAPGYNVPFIAPHTKSPTEVPPEDFYPSNTMELDWGSGDYLETMSFLNPDGEDYSMVTKLPSDSYDTEDYTESYDTSFPSRVGISPSSLNHLHVSTSLSVMTAYSTINPTKSLSPSYFSSSIHFTLEPTPRINSDIPEASDIDWPDPFTIQPTDVLLPDMNSLEYYTIQSNKDDNDSDAKAEQRGNVTVVSISATDMTPTNSLNNNTTPPEDESSSDSSGFEPHDESTTEESPQLVNVSEASEPFLDPSIVPSHFFDPTSSTWGSQMSPTYQSAPTLTVGLDSIVSTEAMLPTATPLLPADVMSSSSLTDVHWFVTESFLQSTIHTTPVLSATIAFSPLPIEPAANTTDTTTKDSTLTTEETLNITVVSTEPTSNVSVVPPVVLSDQGVTEDGFDISATMTFIPTSSGANTVSAVPTTKSATTTSHQDTTTVPPTTEASSSVNIISTTSEKTTTITATTSRQYLCSPERPSYLVKIGFPSAATIGYAKSQVRDILKVEFNKSVELQVVDPPPKFVFRVVSGPVVYTAVSVINALRRSGRRFLSVSPNWTTPDRKYQIHTVLQFVPSHIDVRHCNFSESVEKGLTMAFAEVRRRSKESTNFTVQIVNITSAAPKYQDRRLVRQPVDITFTVRGSKGYLMGSEVSNALMKLTMVEFSYYMAFPVLQIAEPFHYPELNTSHLLRSSWIKTVLLGVMDEKVGERTFQASMERRVAMLLGEAMGLVRRVKRATTVGNSSVQVVSASRLVGADNPLEVVYFVESPSGQRMPADQAADLLNSLDVQRAAIVLGYRVQGILAQPVEKVASSPTDTENTNVWIVIGVVIPLIVVLVIISILYWKLCRTDKLEFQPDAMTSIQQRQKLQAPSVKGFDFAKLHLGQQSKDDVMVIQEPVPPGLGSGPLPVSIKDGLSQSENGEIPTPQSKTSVSSTKASRSSRRRERISPSDGDSVVSDHSSERESNEENLRGHGTPNDSKQTRKVPINVLNGPPPMNGTNKQLSSASIFEHVDRMSRAADASRRLPNKIQLIAMQPMPVPPLHSPPINGKLSNTNQINKEIQVALRHKSEIEHHRNKIRLRAKRKGHYDFPAMEEVTGGLGDTKDQDCIYQKAQTQIDKILDPDTQMPAIFMQSKKSVRGRRSPKMRMKEQLNGGMMEADKDHLITEDNDAAYRKCPGVNNVAYVSDPDQGPGSPHRSPSPTDDVFLGPASSPPGHAPPPPPYMPPQPSIEEARQQMHSLLDDAFALVSPTSQGSTAGITLPGVNNNNPPASSPPGRSPRPWGPSYQSLGPYTGRFPELSLPPPSVQGLTPRQGLGSSYLPPGEPAGTCEQIQPDSLYSSRGLYSDELSSSARPRPVGGTTGAQLHHLAQVGLSSRMNGYPAGLRAAPGQNGGIGWNHYHDEHFSRIEPEKEGFLGCPDYSSPSIFQTPRSVIREPSAPPAHLDTSSVSYLSAPPPLDTSPPTHSSASLIKAIREELLRLSQKQAAVSSYHG